A genomic window from Leptolyngbya sp. BL0902 includes:
- a CDS encoding glycosyltransferase family 4 protein → MNVLQINFSDYSGGGGGAIAMYRLCQGLAAQGIDCNILSKAKTLDTNRSALVPRLRLVEEALKRITKPLGLNDLHTLGSFRLGHHPFLQQADIINAHVIHSDYFNYLAIPRLTTRAPMVMTLHDMWAFTGHCAYSYDCTRWQTGCGQCPYPTSYPPIQRDSTALEWRLKRWAYNHARLAIVSPSRWLQTQAQNSLLGQHPIHHIPNGLDVQAYAPIDPVLARQALGLPADHHIVMSCAESLTDSRKGMDLLLQSLHRLPDDLKAKTTLLLMGKASETMQQAISLPTVFLGFVASDRLKSLAYSAADIFAFPTRADNLPIVLQESMACGTPMVSFDVGGVPELVRPGITGLLAPAEDVEAFTAQVVTLLTQPELRHTLAAQCRQVAVAEYALDLQAQRYKALYESLLPPCG, encoded by the coding sequence ATGAACGTTCTACAGATCAACTTCAGCGACTATAGTGGTGGCGGCGGCGGGGCCATCGCCATGTATCGCCTGTGCCAAGGATTAGCTGCTCAGGGAATCGACTGCAATATTCTTAGTAAAGCCAAAACCCTAGACACAAATCGATCCGCCCTAGTGCCTCGGCTACGGTTGGTAGAAGAAGCCCTCAAGCGCATCACAAAGCCCCTTGGCCTCAACGATCTTCATACCCTCGGTTCCTTCCGCCTAGGCCATCATCCCTTTCTGCAACAGGCCGATATTATCAACGCCCACGTCATCCACAGCGACTACTTCAACTACCTCGCCATCCCACGCCTCACCACCCGCGCCCCCATGGTCATGACCCTCCATGATATGTGGGCCTTCACGGGCCATTGCGCCTACAGCTACGACTGTACCCGCTGGCAAACGGGCTGTGGCCAATGCCCCTACCCCACCAGCTATCCCCCCATTCAGCGAGACAGCACCGCCCTCGAATGGCGGCTCAAACGATGGGCCTACAACCACGCTCGCCTCGCCATTGTCAGCCCCTCTCGCTGGCTGCAAACCCAGGCGCAGAACAGCCTACTGGGGCAGCATCCCATCCACCACATCCCCAACGGCCTGGATGTGCAAGCCTACGCCCCCATCGATCCTGTCCTAGCACGGCAAGCCCTGGGGTTGCCAGCAGATCACCACATCGTCATGAGCTGCGCCGAAAGCCTCACGGATTCCCGCAAAGGCATGGATTTGCTGCTTCAAAGCCTCCATCGCCTGCCCGACGATCTCAAGGCCAAGACCACCCTCCTGCTCATGGGCAAGGCATCGGAAACCATGCAGCAAGCCATCTCCCTGCCCACCGTCTTTTTAGGATTTGTGGCCAGTGATCGCCTCAAATCCCTCGCCTACTCTGCCGCTGATATTTTTGCCTTCCCCACCCGTGCCGACAACCTGCCCATTGTGCTGCAAGAAAGCATGGCCTGCGGTACACCAATGGTGTCCTTTGATGTGGGGGGCGTCCCCGAACTCGTGCGTCCCGGCATCACCGGACTGTTGGCCCCCGCCGAAGATGTGGAAGCCTTCACCGCCCAAGTGGTTACGCTGCTTACTCAGCCCGAACTACGCCATACCTTAGCCGCCCAATGTCGCCAAGTTGCTGTCGCCGAATATGCCCTCGACCTCCAGGCCCAACGCTATAAAGCCCTCTATGAATCCTTGCTTCCACCCTGTGGCTAA
- a CDS encoding glycosyltransferase family 4 protein: MFYKPSVKIRIAIDCSLLGMGYVNVKARTGIFRAFDQTLSSLLERQDIEFDLVGLNNETSPWYRRSTQIYLQDNKLKFRESELISTNAFERLLDIPISVQKKALGYFSSMPLMRKMAVAMQFPFDWLLNSFSKSKINLSQCQVYHSPYFPLPKELKGFPIARIITIYDLTPIHYPQLCSDRTITQFHRILKSIDYHHDWVICISEATKQDFCTYTGMNENRVFVVPLAASGMFKPVPHSDESLSLSSHPLSNKPYLLSLATLEPRKNLDFLITGFLRFLREQPNLDINLVLVGASGWKNKRIFEAISQFPDLQDHIIFTGFLPDQDLISIYNGALGFVYPSLHEGFGLPPLEAMQCGVPVITSNTSSLPEVVGDAGIMIDPKDEDALCQAMLALINNQTLRTELSHKGLDRAKQFSWAKCAEQTVNVYRIAAENLP; this comes from the coding sequence ATGTTTTATAAGCCAAGTGTTAAAATAAGAATAGCAATTGATTGCTCACTTTTAGGAATGGGATATGTCAATGTAAAAGCGAGGACGGGGATTTTCCGTGCTTTTGATCAAACCCTTTCATCTCTTTTAGAACGCCAAGATATTGAGTTTGATCTAGTAGGGCTTAACAACGAAACTAGCCCTTGGTATCGACGTAGCACACAGATTTATCTTCAGGATAATAAACTCAAGTTTAGAGAATCTGAGTTGATATCAACCAATGCGTTTGAACGACTCCTGGATATTCCTATCAGCGTCCAAAAAAAAGCTTTAGGCTATTTTTCGTCGATGCCATTGATGCGCAAAATGGCTGTCGCGATGCAATTTCCTTTTGATTGGCTGCTTAATTCATTTTCAAAATCCAAAATCAACCTCAGTCAATGTCAAGTTTACCATTCCCCTTACTTTCCGTTACCTAAAGAACTCAAAGGATTTCCCATTGCAAGGATTATCACCATTTATGATCTAACACCCATCCACTACCCTCAATTATGTTCTGATCGAACAATTACGCAGTTTCATCGCATTCTGAAAAGCATTGATTATCACCATGATTGGGTAATTTGCATTTCAGAGGCTACAAAGCAAGATTTTTGCACGTACACTGGGATGAATGAAAATCGAGTCTTTGTAGTTCCCTTGGCGGCATCGGGAATGTTCAAGCCAGTACCACATTCGGATGAGTCTTTATCGCTATCAAGCCACCCCCTAAGCAATAAGCCTTACCTGCTTAGCCTTGCCACCCTAGAGCCGCGCAAAAACCTAGATTTTCTAATTACTGGTTTTCTAAGGTTTCTGAGAGAGCAGCCTAATTTAGATATCAATCTAGTCTTAGTAGGTGCAAGTGGCTGGAAAAATAAGAGGATCTTTGAAGCTATCAGTCAATTTCCTGACTTGCAAGATCACATTATTTTCACAGGCTTTCTTCCAGACCAAGACCTAATCTCAATTTACAATGGTGCGCTAGGCTTTGTGTATCCCTCACTCCATGAAGGCTTTGGTCTTCCTCCCCTAGAGGCCATGCAATGCGGCGTTCCTGTCATCACCTCAAACACCAGTTCTCTGCCAGAAGTGGTGGGCGATGCAGGAATTATGATTGATCCTAAGGATGAAGACGCCCTATGTCAGGCCATGCTGGCTCTCATCAATAATCAGACATTAAGAACCGAACTATCTCACAAGGGATTGGATCGGGCTAAACAATTTAGCTGGGCCAAATGCGCCGAACAAACCGTTAATGTGTACCGCATCGCCGCCGAAAACCTCCCATGA
- a CDS encoding glycosyltransferase family 2 protein, whose amino-acid sequence MNPLVYILIPVHNRKVVTLTCLETLQRNGDLARYRVVVIDDGSTDGTAEAIQSQFSQVTILKGDGNLWWTGAMVKGMEYAYEKGADFFIWLNDDTLPLPNAISTLVDTCTQRQKTIATAQCYSSKDKHPPTYGGQIRGTWSLKPICVPENHCQSCDCTSGNLVCLPRSVVDQIGYPPSQRLPQCFADVVYTWEAKKRGYQLEVIGNAKAFCEFNELEQNWLTSSKSILKQWQRIKTKKSNLYPSAHWYYCTKFYGFLSPLVFVHIYLKLILITLIRWLVPKYFLKRQKRMTKDY is encoded by the coding sequence ATGAACCCATTGGTCTACATCCTCATCCCCGTCCACAACCGCAAGGTCGTCACCCTTACCTGCCTAGAGACGCTACAGCGCAATGGCGACCTCGCACGGTATAGGGTCGTGGTGATTGACGATGGTTCCACCGATGGCACCGCCGAGGCGATTCAGAGCCAGTTTTCTCAAGTCACCATTCTCAAAGGTGATGGTAATCTGTGGTGGACGGGGGCCATGGTCAAAGGGATGGAATATGCCTATGAGAAGGGAGCTGACTTCTTTATTTGGCTGAATGACGACACATTACCGCTGCCTAATGCGATCTCTACCCTAGTGGATACTTGCACTCAACGACAAAAGACTATTGCGACTGCTCAATGCTACAGCTCCAAAGACAAACACCCACCCACCTATGGAGGGCAAATTAGAGGAACATGGTCGCTCAAGCCTATTTGTGTTCCAGAAAATCATTGTCAATCTTGCGATTGTACAAGTGGTAATCTAGTATGTCTGCCTAGGTCTGTGGTTGATCAAATTGGATATCCCCCTAGTCAGAGACTTCCGCAGTGCTTTGCTGACGTCGTCTATACCTGGGAAGCGAAAAAGAGGGGATATCAACTAGAAGTCATTGGCAATGCGAAAGCTTTTTGTGAGTTTAATGAACTAGAGCAAAACTGGTTGACTAGCTCAAAGTCAATCCTTAAACAGTGGCAGCGTATAAAAACCAAAAAGTCTAACCTCTATCCATCAGCACATTGGTACTATTGCACTAAATTCTACGGATTTTTATCACCCCTTGTATTTGTACATATTTATCTCAAGCTCATCTTAATTACCTTAATTCGATGGCTGGTGCCAAAGTATTTTTTAAAGAGGCAAAAGCGAATGACTAAGGATTATTAA
- a CDS encoding glycosyltransferase family 2 protein produces MPLSTPVAFIIFRRPEVTAKVFEQIRLAQPKQLFVIADGPRNEEEALPCQQARAITEQIDWDCEVYRDYSEANLGCRRRVSSGLNWVFEQVEEAIVLEDDCLPSPSFFTFCQELLDYYRNDTRIWMISGDNFQDGKIRGDGSYYFSRYPHCWGWATWKRAWKNYQDDLAFWPKLRDSGLMDTIFEDPVEIRYWTKVFNKLTQEGKPDSWAYRWAYSCWSNSALITLPNVNLVSNLGFGDAASNTIEIDANKANLPAGEISPIQHPPFVVRDSEADFYTSKNLFRDLPFRSSFLNKAQGKIKTEVRKISSLWKK; encoded by the coding sequence ATGCCCCTCTCAACCCCAGTTGCTTTTATTATCTTTCGTCGCCCAGAGGTGACAGCAAAAGTGTTTGAGCAGATTCGCCTAGCTCAACCCAAGCAACTTTTTGTCATTGCCGATGGCCCTCGTAATGAAGAGGAAGCCCTACCTTGCCAGCAGGCCAGAGCCATTACAGAACAAATCGACTGGGATTGTGAGGTTTATAGAGATTACTCAGAGGCAAATCTAGGCTGTCGGCGGCGTGTATCTTCGGGATTGAATTGGGTATTTGAACAGGTAGAGGAGGCAATTGTTTTAGAAGACGACTGCTTGCCTAGCCCAAGTTTTTTTACCTTTTGCCAAGAATTGCTAGACTACTATCGCAACGACACCCGTATTTGGATGATTAGTGGCGACAATTTCCAAGATGGGAAAATTCGAGGGGATGGCAGCTATTATTTTTCAAGATATCCCCACTGCTGGGGTTGGGCAACCTGGAAACGTGCCTGGAAGAACTATCAAGATGATCTAGCTTTTTGGCCAAAACTCAGGGACTCTGGCCTGATGGATACTATTTTTGAGGATCCTGTAGAGATTCGATACTGGACAAAAGTCTTTAATAAATTGACACAGGAGGGAAAGCCGGATAGTTGGGCTTATCGATGGGCTTATAGTTGCTGGTCTAACAGTGCCTTAATTACCCTTCCCAATGTAAACCTTGTATCCAATCTTGGTTTTGGGGATGCAGCAAGCAATACAATAGAGATTGATGCCAATAAAGCTAATTTACCAGCAGGAGAAATTTCTCCTATTCAGCATCCTCCTTTTGTTGTTAGAGACTCAGAAGCTGATTTCTATACATCAAAAAATCTCTTTCGCGATCTACCATTTAGATCCTCTTTCTTAAACAAAGCCCAGGGCAAGATAAAAACTGAGGTCAGGAAAATTTCGAGTCTTTGGAAAAAGTAA
- a CDS encoding FkbM family methyltransferase, translating to MKIKDFSDRITRVFQEPERVKDKLELLRISSIPRFTEFQTNILKYPIKGADSASFVFMFDEIFKKEIYKFCSNSDRPFIIDCGANIGLSIIYFKRLFPNSEILAFEPDRSIFRILEKNISSFDFSGVKLLNQAVWDSATHLEFMSEGADGGRVVETDLKNLKKYQVEAIRIKDFLTKPVDLLKVDIEGAETTVIQDCKERLHYVKNLFIEYHSFVNSPQTLHAITQILADSGFRIHLHPSFSSPHPFIERLAASGMDMQVNIFAFREAG from the coding sequence GTGAAGATAAAGGACTTTTCAGATAGAATCACTAGGGTATTTCAGGAGCCTGAGAGGGTAAAAGACAAATTAGAATTATTGAGAATCAGCAGCATTCCTAGATTTACTGAGTTTCAGACCAACATACTAAAATATCCCATCAAAGGTGCTGACTCAGCATCTTTTGTCTTTATGTTTGATGAGATATTCAAAAAGGAGATTTACAAGTTTTGCAGTAATAGTGATCGCCCATTTATTATAGATTGTGGAGCTAATATTGGTCTGAGCATTATTTATTTCAAGCGACTGTTTCCGAATTCTGAGATATTAGCTTTTGAGCCTGATAGATCTATTTTTCGGATTCTTGAAAAGAATATTTCTAGTTTTGATTTTTCTGGCGTCAAGTTATTAAACCAGGCTGTATGGGATTCAGCTACTCATTTAGAATTTATGTCAGAAGGGGCAGATGGAGGTCGCGTTGTAGAAACTGATCTTAAGAATTTGAAAAAATATCAAGTTGAAGCCATAAGAATAAAAGATTTCTTGACCAAGCCCGTTGATCTCTTGAAGGTGGATATTGAAGGTGCCGAAACAACTGTCATTCAAGACTGTAAGGAAAGGCTTCATTATGTCAAAAACCTATTTATTGAGTATCACTCTTTTGTTAACTCCCCTCAGACTCTTCATGCTATAACCCAAATCCTCGCTGATTCTGGGTTTAGAATACATCTTCATCCATCTTTTTCATCTCCACATCCTTTTATTGAGAGATTAGCTGCATCAGGAATGGATATGCAAGTTAATATATTTGCCTTCAGAGAGGCAGGTTAG
- a CDS encoding class I SAM-dependent methyltransferase translates to MPTQDWLKQEFEYGYDSGNVLSIWPNARRRNEEKLIGGSYRQVFKESLLPLLNSTSKVLEIGPGRGSWSRAILKYIPQGELHTVDFQPVEQWLKPERYEGRLKCHRIESNSDYADLFEDDYFDIFWSFGVLCHNNLEQVEDILKQAYPKTRKGGYALHQYGDWQKLDNYGWEKGGIPTEFQSKPDDEIWWPRNNQKKMTEAAQKAGWQVVNADLRLLGRDSMILLQR, encoded by the coding sequence ATGCCGACACAAGACTGGCTAAAACAAGAGTTTGAATATGGCTATGATAGTGGCAATGTGCTATCAATTTGGCCTAATGCTAGACGAAGAAACGAAGAAAAGCTTATAGGTGGATCCTATCGACAGGTTTTCAAGGAATCTCTTTTACCTCTTCTAAATTCAACATCCAAAGTTCTCGAAATAGGCCCAGGAAGAGGATCCTGGTCACGCGCTATTCTGAAATATATACCGCAAGGCGAGTTACACACAGTAGATTTTCAACCTGTCGAGCAATGGCTAAAACCAGAGAGATATGAAGGACGATTAAAATGCCATAGGATTGAGAGTAACTCAGACTATGCAGACTTATTTGAAGATGATTATTTTGATATTTTCTGGTCTTTTGGAGTCCTTTGCCATAATAATCTAGAGCAAGTTGAAGATATTTTGAAGCAAGCTTATCCTAAAACTCGAAAGGGCGGCTATGCTCTACATCAATACGGCGACTGGCAAAAATTAGATAACTATGGATGGGAAAAAGGAGGTATCCCTACAGAATTTCAAAGTAAGCCTGATGATGAAATTTGGTGGCCTAGAAATAATCAGAAAAAGATGACTGAAGCGGCCCAAAAAGCAGGTTGGCAAGTTGTCAATGCGGATTTGAGGCTACTAGGTCGTGATTCAATGATTTTGCTTCAGCGTTAG
- a CDS encoding glycosyltransferase family 2 protein — protein MANPLKISIVTPSFNQATFLEATLHSVLGQGYPNLEYRVIDGGSSDSSQEILERYSNQLSSWCSEPDQGQYDAINKGFHPSSGDIMAWINSDDMYTPWAFQIVNEIFTTLPDVEWLTTLCPIVWNAAGSPIYCAQRGGYTRQGFFKGENVPDSAWYSLGAIQQESVFWRRSLWEKAGANLDTRYPLAADFELWARFFQHADLYTVSVPLGGFRTHGNQRSVAQAAQYQAEVNAILKDYGGRTLGKLGAITTKILKDYVRLPYAARRRMTTWKLKPVHKHCAYDPTTQRWQVTNL, from the coding sequence GTGGCTAATCCGCTCAAAATTTCCATCGTGACCCCCTCCTTTAACCAAGCCACCTTTCTAGAGGCGACCCTTCACAGCGTCTTGGGGCAGGGCTATCCTAACCTTGAGTATCGTGTCATCGATGGTGGCTCCAGCGACAGCAGCCAGGAGATTCTAGAACGCTACAGCAACCAACTATCCTCCTGGTGCAGCGAACCCGATCAGGGCCAATACGACGCCATCAACAAAGGGTTCCACCCCAGCAGTGGCGACATTATGGCCTGGATTAACTCCGACGATATGTATACTCCCTGGGCCTTTCAAATCGTCAACGAAATCTTCACCACCCTGCCCGACGTGGAATGGTTAACTACCCTATGTCCCATCGTGTGGAATGCCGCAGGTAGCCCCATCTACTGCGCCCAGCGCGGTGGCTACACCCGCCAAGGGTTTTTCAAAGGCGAAAACGTGCCCGATAGTGCCTGGTATAGCCTAGGTGCCATCCAACAAGAGTCAGTCTTTTGGCGACGTTCCCTCTGGGAAAAAGCCGGGGCCAACCTCGATACCCGCTACCCCCTCGCCGCTGATTTTGAACTATGGGCCAGATTCTTTCAGCACGCCGATTTGTACACGGTTTCCGTTCCCCTTGGGGGTTTTCGTACCCACGGCAACCAGCGATCCGTTGCCCAGGCAGCGCAGTATCAGGCCGAAGTGAACGCGATCCTAAAGGACTATGGCGGGCGCACCCTGGGTAAGCTAGGAGCAATCACCACCAAAATCCTCAAAGACTATGTACGCCTACCCTATGCGGCCCGTCGGCGAATGACCACCTGGAAGCTAAAACCCGTCCACAAACATTGCGCCTACGATCCCACCACCCAGCGCTGGCAGGTCACTAACCTATGA
- a CDS encoding FkbM family methyltransferase: protein MIDIGASNGCWSERLGKYYPDASYLLVEANPYHQKALEQFKAQNSKVDYILAAAGDTEGEIYFDGTDPFGGLASHEASAQTNLKVPVTTVDALCKTYQLQPPYLIKLDTHGFEVPIFEGAKETLKQASLLVVETYNFDIAPGSLRFPQLCQYLEDRGFRCIDMSEPLYRDFDQAFWQFDLFFVPQSYPGFNNNRWR from the coding sequence GTGATTGATATTGGTGCCTCTAACGGCTGTTGGTCAGAACGCTTAGGAAAGTATTATCCTGATGCATCTTATTTGCTGGTAGAAGCTAACCCCTACCACCAAAAAGCCCTAGAGCAATTCAAAGCCCAGAATTCCAAGGTTGATTACATCCTTGCGGCGGCTGGCGATACCGAGGGCGAAATCTACTTTGATGGTACCGATCCCTTCGGTGGACTGGCTTCTCACGAAGCTTCGGCTCAAACCAACCTCAAAGTTCCTGTCACTACTGTCGATGCCCTTTGTAAAACCTATCAGCTTCAGCCACCCTACCTGATCAAGCTAGACACCCACGGCTTTGAAGTACCTATCTTTGAAGGAGCCAAAGAAACCCTAAAACAGGCCAGTTTATTGGTCGTAGAAACCTATAACTTCGATATTGCGCCCGGTAGCCTGCGGTTTCCTCAACTGTGTCAGTATCTCGAAGACCGAGGCTTTCGCTGCATTGATATGAGCGAACCTTTATATCGCGACTTTGACCAAGCTTTTTGGCAGTTTGACCTATTCTTTGTGCCCCAATCCTACCCCGGCTTCAACAACAACCGCTGGCGCTAA
- a CDS encoding GDP-mannose 4,6-dehydratase encodes MKRALITGISGQDGSYLAELLLTKGYEVHGLVRREAIEDASRKLANLKAVRNQITFHAAALDNDLSLYKVITKVQPDECYHLAASSFVSYAFEDESSILHTNFSGTHALLSSLKEANPDCRIFFAGSSEMFGTVAAAPQTEDTPFNPRSIYGIAKLASYHLVRNYRAQYGLFACTGILYNHESPRRDFKFVTRKITAQAARIKLGLADKLYLGNLDALRDWGYAPEYVQAMWQMLQHPTPDDYVLATGVNHSVEEFVDIAFSHLGLNYRDYVEVDPRFYRPAEEVPLCGDARKIRQTLGWQPTKPLPDTIAEMVDHDLRLLAP; translated from the coding sequence ATGAAGCGGGCACTGATTACGGGCATTTCTGGGCAAGACGGCTCCTATTTGGCGGAGCTGCTGCTGACCAAGGGCTACGAGGTGCATGGCCTGGTGCGGCGGGAGGCGATTGAGGATGCGTCTCGCAAATTGGCCAACCTCAAGGCGGTGCGGAATCAGATTACCTTCCATGCAGCGGCCTTGGATAACGATCTGTCCCTGTACAAAGTGATCACCAAGGTGCAGCCCGACGAGTGCTACCACCTGGCCGCTTCCAGCTTTGTCAGCTACGCCTTTGAGGACGAATCCTCTATCCTGCATACCAACTTCAGCGGCACCCATGCGCTGCTGTCTTCCCTCAAGGAAGCCAACCCCGACTGTCGGATCTTTTTTGCGGGCTCCAGCGAAATGTTTGGCACCGTGGCAGCGGCTCCCCAAACCGAAGACACCCCCTTCAACCCTCGATCTATCTACGGCATTGCCAAACTGGCCAGCTACCACCTGGTGCGGAACTATCGCGCCCAGTATGGCCTATTTGCCTGCACAGGCATTTTGTACAACCACGAATCTCCCCGCCGCGATTTCAAGTTTGTCACCCGCAAAATTACTGCCCAGGCCGCACGAATTAAACTGGGTTTAGCGGATAAACTCTACCTCGGTAACCTCGATGCCCTACGCGACTGGGGCTATGCGCCAGAATATGTGCAGGCCATGTGGCAAATGCTGCAACACCCCACCCCCGACGACTACGTGCTAGCCACGGGAGTCAACCATTCCGTGGAGGAATTTGTGGATATCGCCTTTAGCCACCTGGGTCTCAACTATCGCGACTATGTGGAGGTGGATCCCCGCTTCTATCGCCCCGCCGAGGAGGTGCCCCTCTGCGGCGATGCCCGCAAAATTCGCCAAACCCTGGGCTGGCAACCCACCAAGCCCCTGCCCGACACCATTGCCGAAATGGTCGATCACGATCTGCGCCTGCTTGCCCCCTAG
- a CDS encoding glycosyltransferase family 4 protein: MNLLYTLTAYPPYIGGAQLHQHLLAQQLQGRHSIQVVTFWNHNRTDWLLGTTLKAHGRPYDYEVDGVSVHRLGFGWPEKLRMAPWLPLYYPWMAVALPPIAAVIAESIQEFAQASDLIHNVRIGREGLTYASWQMARRRGIPFILTPVHHPRWVGWRYREYIQLYQRADAVIALTQAEAQILHGLGVQESRIHVTGHGPVLAPQADAQGFRQTYGITGPMVLFLGQHYPYKGFRQVLEAAKTVWAQQPETQFVFIGPAVKDSETAFAEMADPRLHRLGAVDLQTKTNALAACDLLCVPSSQESFGGVYTEAWSFGKPVIGCNIPAVAEVVSDGQDGYLVEQSTPEIADRILDLLNHPETAARMGQSGYQKVQERYSWPTLAKKTEAVYRGLMGSLEPSIQD, translated from the coding sequence ATGAACCTCCTCTACACCCTCACCGCCTATCCGCCCTACATTGGGGGTGCCCAGCTTCACCAGCACCTGTTGGCGCAGCAGTTGCAGGGGCGGCATTCCATCCAGGTCGTCACCTTTTGGAACCATAACCGTACCGACTGGCTGCTGGGCACCACCCTCAAGGCCCACGGTCGGCCCTACGACTACGAGGTGGATGGGGTTTCCGTTCATCGGTTGGGCTTTGGCTGGCCGGAAAAACTGCGGATGGCTCCCTGGTTGCCGTTGTACTACCCCTGGATGGCGGTGGCCTTGCCCCCCATTGCGGCGGTGATTGCGGAATCCATACAGGAATTTGCCCAAGCGAGTGACCTGATCCACAACGTCCGCATTGGTCGAGAGGGGCTGACCTACGCCAGTTGGCAGATGGCGCGGCGGCGAGGGATTCCGTTTATTTTGACGCCTGTCCATCATCCCCGCTGGGTGGGCTGGCGCTATCGGGAATACATTCAGCTCTATCAACGGGCTGATGCAGTGATTGCCCTCACCCAGGCCGAGGCCCAGATTCTACACGGGTTGGGCGTTCAGGAAAGCCGTATTCACGTAACCGGGCATGGCCCTGTGCTGGCTCCCCAAGCCGATGCCCAAGGCTTTCGGCAGACCTACGGCATTACCGGGCCGATGGTGTTGTTTTTGGGGCAGCACTATCCCTACAAGGGGTTTCGGCAGGTGTTGGAGGCGGCCAAGACCGTGTGGGCACAGCAGCCAGAGACCCAGTTTGTGTTCATTGGCCCAGCGGTGAAGGATTCTGAGACCGCTTTTGCGGAGATGGCGGATCCGCGCCTTCATCGGTTGGGGGCGGTGGATTTGCAGACGAAAACCAACGCCCTGGCGGCCTGCGACCTGCTCTGTGTGCCCTCCAGCCAGGAGAGCTTTGGCGGTGTGTATACCGAAGCCTGGAGCTTTGGCAAACCTGTGATTGGCTGCAACATTCCGGCGGTGGCGGAGGTGGTGAGTGATGGGCAGGACGGCTACCTAGTGGAGCAATCCACGCCCGAAATCGCGGATCGGATACTGGATTTGCTCAACCATCCTGAAACCGCCGCCCGGATGGGGCAATCGGGCTACCAAAAGGTGCAGGAACGCTACAGTTGGCCTACCTTGGCGAAAAAAACAGAGGCGGTTTATCGGGGGCTGATGGGGTCGTTGGAGCCAAGCATACAGGACTGA